Within Streptomyces antibioticus, the genomic segment GACGGTCGTCACGGATGAACGTCCCCTGCGTGCAAGCGAGTTCGGGGCTTCTGCCAAGATGCCGTACGTCATGGTGCAGATACCCAACCCACCCGCGCCGACGATCTCGCCGGCGCCGCGCTCCGTCCCCACGAGTGCCGACGTGGCCCGTCTGGCCGGCGTCTCCCGCGCGACCGTCTCCTACGTCCTGAACAACACCAGCGCCGTCCGGATCAGCGAACCCACCCGCCGCCGGGTCCGCGACGCCGCGAAGGAACTCGGGTACGTGCCGCACGCGGCCGCCCGCAGCCTGCGCGCCGGACACAGCCGGATGGTGCTGATGCCCGCCCCGCCCGTCCCCGCGGGCCCGCTCTACAGCCAGTTCGTCCACGACTTCCAGGGCGCCCTGAGCCGGCTCGACTACATCGTCGTCCAGTACGGCGCCTGCGGGCTGCGCGGGGACGACGCCGCGCGGGCCTGGGCCGAGCTGCGGCCGGTCGCGGTGCTGGTGCCCGGACCCGGCCTCGGCCCGGAGGGGGTGTCCGTCCTCAAACGCTCCGGCGCACGCGCCGTCGTCACCCTCAGCTCCGAGCGGGTCGAGGGCACCCACGCGCTCCTGATGGACCACGAGGGCGTCGGCCGCAGCGCCGCCGGACACCTGTACGCGCGCGGCCGGCGCCGGATCGGCGTCGTCGTCCCCGAGGAACGCGGCATGGACATGTTCGCCGGGCCCCGGCTCGCCGGTGCCCGTGAGGCCGTGCGCGACACCGACGCCACCGTCACCGCGCTGCCGCTGGCCCACACGGAGGACTCCGCGGCCGCGCTCGCCGCCCGCTGGCCGGAACTCGGACTGGACGCCGTGTTCGCCTACAACGACGAGTACGCCATGCTGCTGATGCGCGCCCTCCAGGACGCGGGTGTGCGGATCCCCGAGGACACGGCCGTGATCGGCGCCGACGACCTGCTCCTCGGCCGGCTGCTGCGGCCCCGGCTCAGCACGGTCCGGGTCGCGCTGCCCTCCGGACGCGACCTCGCCGGACTGGTCGACCGGGCGGTGCGCAACCCGGGCGCGGCGCCCGAGGCGCACGAACCGCTGGCGGCTACGGTGGTGCACCGCGACTCGACCTGACCGCGTGCGAGCCCGCGCGGCGACCGGCCCGGCGCAGTAGGGTGCGAAGTTGAGCGCTCAACCACATGGGACTTCGTTCCCCGAGTCCGGAGTCCCGCGGGTCACCGATCGGAGAGCCCTGATGCCCCTGCTCGACCCCCACACCTGGCAGACCTCGTCCTCCCGCCCCCTGACCGGATCCGAGTACGCCGTCACCGAGCCCGCCACGTCGGAGCGGCTCGGGACGGTCGTCCTCGCCGCCCCCGAGGACGTCGCCCCGGCCGCCGAGGCCGCCCGCGCCGCCCAGACCGAGTGGGCCCGCCTCCCGCACTTCGTCCGCGCCGGCGTGCTGCGCAAGGCGGGCGACCTGTTCGCCGCGCACGCCGACGAACTGCGCGAGTGGATCGTCCGCGAGTCCGGCTCCGTCCCCGGCAAGGCCGACTTCGAACTGCACGTCGCCGCCCAGGAGTGCTACGAGGCGGCCGCCCTCGCCTCCCGCCCGCCCGGCCAGGTGCTGCCCAGCGAGGCGCCCCGGCTGTCGTACACCCGGCGGGTCCCGGCCGGGGTCGTCGGCGTGATCGCGCCGTTCAACGCCCCGCTGATCCTCTCCATCCGCTCGGTCGCGCCCGCGCTGGCGCTCGGCAACGCGGTGGTCCTGAAGCCGGACCCGCGCACGGCCGTGTGCGGCGGCCTCGCCCTGGCCGCCGTGTTCGCCGCGGCCGGACTGCCCGAGGGGCTGCTGCACGTGCTGCCGGGCGGCGCCGGGACCGGCGCGGCCCTGGTCGCCGACCCGCGCGTGCCGGTGATCTCCTTCACCGGTTCCACCGCCGCCGGACGGGCCGTCGGCGAGGCCGCGGGCCGCCATCTCAAGCGCGCCCACCTCGAACTCGGCGGCAACTCCGCGCTGATCGTCCTGGCGGACGCCGACCTCGACGCGGTGATCTCCACCGCCGCCTGGGGCTCCTTCTTCCACCAGGGCCAGATCTGCATGACCACCGGCCGCCACCTGGTGCACGACTCCCTCTACGAGGAGTACGTCGAACGGCTCGCCGCCAAGGCCGACTCCCTGGCCGTCGGCGACCCGCACCGCGCGCAGGTGCACCTCGGCCCGCTCATCGACGACGGCCAGCTCGGCAAGGTGCACGCCCTGGTCGAGGCCAGCACCTCGGCGGGCGCGAAGCTCGCCGCGGGCGGCACCCACGAGAGCCGCTTCTACCGGCCGACCGTCCTCGCGGGCGTCGACGACCGCACCCCCGCCTACGCGGAGGAGGTCTTCGGCCCGGTGGCGCCGGTGCGCGCCTTCTCCACCGCCGAGGAGGCCGCCGCCCTGGCCGCGGCGAGCCCCTACGGGCTGTCCCTGGGCATCGTCACCCGCGACGCCGCCCGCGGTCTGGACCTCGCCGAACGCATCCCGACCGGCATCGTCCACATCAACGACCAGACGGTGAACGACGAGGCGGTGGCCCCCTTCGGCGGCGTCGCGGCCTCCGGCACCGGCTCCCGCTTCGGCGGCGACGCCAACCTCGACGCGTTCACCGACATCCGCTGGACGACCGTGCGCGGCGACGTGGCGCCGTACCCCTTCTAGCGACTTCTAGCGACTTCCAGCGACCGACGGCGGCTACTCGCCCTGGGCGGCCTGCTGCTCCTCGACCGACTTGCGGACCTCGTCCATGTCCAGCTTGCGCGCCTGCCCGATGACGTCCGTCAGGGCGGCCTCGGGCAGCGCGCCCGGCTGCGCGAACACCGCCACCCGGTCCCGGACGATCATCAGCGTCGGGATCGACTGGATGCCGAACGCGGCGGCCAGCTCCGGCTGCGCCTCGGTGTCCACCTTGCCGAACACCAGGTCCGGGTTCTCCTCGGCCGCCTTCTCGTAGACCGGGGCGAACTGCCGGCACGGCCCGCACCAGGCCGCCCAGAAGTCGATCAGGACGAAGTCGTTCTCCGTGACCGTCTGGTCGAAGTTCTCCTTGGTCAGCTCCACGGTGCTGCTCATGACGTGTTCCCTCTTCCCGGTGCTTCCTGCCAGGGGCGTCCTGACACGGACTGAAGCCGTCCGCACAAACACGGCCGGCCGGGTCGCTATTCCGCGCCCCTACCCGTGTGGCCACCGGGCACACCACCCACCAGACTGACTCCATGACGGAAACGGAAACCAACACGTACGACGTCGTGGTGCTCGGAGCCGGACCCGTGGGGGAGAACGTGGCCGACCGCACCCGCGCGGCCGGACTGACCACCGCGGTCGTGGAGAGCGAACTGGTCGGCGGCGAGTGCTCGTACTGGGCCTGTATGCCCAGCAAGGCCCTGCTGCGCCCGGTCCTCGCCCAGGCCGACGCCCGCCGGCTGCCCGGCCTCGCCGAGGCGGTGCGCGGCCCCCTGGACACCCCGGCCGTCCTCGCCCGCCGCAACTGGTTCACCGGCGACTGGACGGACGACGGCCAGGTCGACTGGATCAAGAGCATCGGAGCCGACCTCTACCGCGGCCACGGCAGACTGACCGGCCCGCGCCAGGTGACCGTGGGGGACACCGTGCTCACCGCCCGCCACGCC encodes:
- a CDS encoding LacI family DNA-binding transcriptional regulator — encoded protein: MPYVMVQIPNPPAPTISPAPRSVPTSADVARLAGVSRATVSYVLNNTSAVRISEPTRRRVRDAAKELGYVPHAAARSLRAGHSRMVLMPAPPVPAGPLYSQFVHDFQGALSRLDYIVVQYGACGLRGDDAARAWAELRPVAVLVPGPGLGPEGVSVLKRSGARAVVTLSSERVEGTHALLMDHEGVGRSAAGHLYARGRRRIGVVVPEERGMDMFAGPRLAGAREAVRDTDATVTALPLAHTEDSAAALAARWPELGLDAVFAYNDEYAMLLMRALQDAGVRIPEDTAVIGADDLLLGRLLRPRLSTVRVALPSGRDLAGLVDRAVRNPGAAPEAHEPLAATVVHRDST
- a CDS encoding benzaldehyde dehydrogenase, with the translated sequence MPLLDPHTWQTSSSRPLTGSEYAVTEPATSERLGTVVLAAPEDVAPAAEAARAAQTEWARLPHFVRAGVLRKAGDLFAAHADELREWIVRESGSVPGKADFELHVAAQECYEAAALASRPPGQVLPSEAPRLSYTRRVPAGVVGVIAPFNAPLILSIRSVAPALALGNAVVLKPDPRTAVCGGLALAAVFAAAGLPEGLLHVLPGGAGTGAALVADPRVPVISFTGSTAAGRAVGEAAGRHLKRAHLELGGNSALIVLADADLDAVISTAAWGSFFHQGQICMTTGRHLVHDSLYEEYVERLAAKADSLAVGDPHRAQVHLGPLIDDGQLGKVHALVEASTSAGAKLAAGGTHESRFYRPTVLAGVDDRTPAYAEEVFGPVAPVRAFSTAEEAAALAAASPYGLSLGIVTRDAARGLDLAERIPTGIVHINDQTVNDEAVAPFGGVAASGTGSRFGGDANLDAFTDIRWTTVRGDVAPYPF
- the trxA gene encoding thioredoxin, whose amino-acid sequence is MSSTVELTKENFDQTVTENDFVLIDFWAAWCGPCRQFAPVYEKAAEENPDLVFGKVDTEAQPELAAAFGIQSIPTLMIVRDRVAVFAQPGALPEAALTDVIGQARKLDMDEVRKSVEEQQAAQGE